The following coding sequences lie in one Lelliottia jeotgali genomic window:
- a CDS encoding putative hydrolase or acyltransferase RutD (in novel pyrimidine catabolism pathway) — MKISLSPPPFVDAPVVVLIAGLGGGGSYWLPQLAVLEQEYQVVCYDQRGTGNNPESLPENYSVAQMADELHQALAQAGIQRFCVVGHALGALVGLQLALDRPESVSALVSINGWLKLNAHTRRCFQIRERLLHAGGAQAWVEAQPLFLYPADWMAARAPRMEAEEALALAHFQGKPNLLKRLQALKQADFSRDVARIRCPVLVICSTDDLLVPAVCSTELHAALPHSEKVVMRQGGHACNVTDPETFNTLLQNGLASLLHAQERVL, encoded by the coding sequence ATGAAAATATCGCTTTCACCGCCCCCCTTTGTCGATGCGCCAGTCGTGGTGCTGATCGCCGGGTTAGGCGGCGGTGGCAGTTACTGGCTGCCGCAGTTAGCGGTGCTGGAGCAGGAGTATCAGGTGGTGTGCTACGACCAGCGCGGGACCGGAAATAACCCCGAATCGTTGCCCGAGAACTACTCTGTGGCACAGATGGCAGACGAGCTGCATCAGGCGCTGGCACAAGCAGGCATTCAGCGCTTTTGCGTGGTCGGCCATGCGCTCGGTGCGCTGGTCGGGCTGCAACTGGCGCTCGATCGCCCTGAGTCTGTCAGCGCACTGGTATCAATCAACGGCTGGCTGAAGCTGAACGCCCATACTCGCCGCTGTTTCCAGATCCGCGAACGCCTGCTGCACGCGGGCGGTGCACAGGCCTGGGTGGAAGCGCAGCCGCTGTTCCTCTATCCCGCCGACTGGATGGCGGCCCGTGCACCGCGAATGGAAGCGGAAGAGGCGCTGGCCCTCGCCCACTTTCAGGGAAAACCCAATCTGCTTAAGCGTCTCCAGGCGCTTAAGCAGGCGGATTTCAGCCGGGATGTGGCGCGTATTCGCTGCCCGGTACTGGTTATCTGCTCTACTGACGATCTGCTGGTGCCCGCCGTCTGTTCCACCGAATTGCACGCCGCGCTGCCCCACAGTGAAAAGGTGGTGATGCGCCAGGGCGGACACGCCTGCAACGTCACCGATCCCGAGACGTTTAACACGCTGCTGCAAAACGGGCTGGCCAGTCTGCTGCATGCACAAGAAAGGGTTTTATAG
- a CDS encoding putative amidohydrolase RutB (in novel pyrimidine catabolism pathway) gives MISLDARPEAIAFTPEQSALIVVDMQNAYASQGGYLDLAGFDVSATRPVIDNINIAVAAARAAGMLIVWFQNGWDDRYVEAGGPGSPNFHKSNALKTMRKQPELQGKLLAKGGWDYQLVDELVPQPGDIVLPKPRYSGFFNTPLDSLLRSRGIRHLVFTGIATNVCVESTLRDGFFLEYFGVVLADATHQAGPEFAQKAALFNIETFFGWVSTVAEFCDAVSPPSLARIA, from the coding sequence ATGATTTCATTAGATGCACGCCCGGAAGCCATCGCTTTTACGCCGGAACAGAGCGCGCTGATTGTGGTGGATATGCAAAACGCTTACGCAAGCCAGGGCGGCTATCTGGATCTGGCCGGATTTGACGTCTCCGCCACCCGACCGGTTATCGACAATATCAATATCGCCGTTGCCGCCGCACGCGCGGCGGGAATGCTGATCGTCTGGTTCCAGAACGGTTGGGACGATCGCTACGTTGAAGCCGGTGGCCCCGGCTCGCCAAACTTCCATAAATCCAACGCCCTGAAAACCATGCGCAAACAGCCAGAACTGCAGGGGAAACTGCTGGCAAAAGGCGGCTGGGATTATCAGTTGGTCGACGAACTGGTGCCGCAGCCTGGCGATATTGTGCTGCCGAAACCGCGCTACAGCGGCTTTTTCAACACCCCGCTCGACAGCCTGCTGCGCAGCCGTGGCATTCGCCATCTGGTGTTTACCGGCATTGCGACCAACGTCTGTGTGGAATCGACCCTGCGCGACGGCTTTTTCCTCGAATATTTCGGCGTGGTGCTGGCAGACGCCACGCATCAGGCCGGGCCGGAGTTCGCGCAGAAAGCCGCCCTGTTCAATATCGAAACCTTTTTTGGCTGGGTCAGCACCGTCGCCGAGTTCTGCGATGCCGTCTCCCCGCCGTCGTTAGCCCGTATCGCCTGA
- a CDS encoding putative monooxygenase RutA (in novel pyrimidine catabolism pathway) — translation MKIGVFAPIGNNGWLISSHAPQYMPTFELNKAIVQKAEHYHFDFALSMIKLRGFGGKTEFWDHNLESFTLMAGLAAVTSRIQIYATAATLTLPPAIVARMASTIDSISGGRFGVNLVTGWQKPEYEQMGLWPGDEYFSRRYDYLTEYVQVLRDLWGTGKSDFKGDYFTMNDCRVSPQPSTPMKVICAGQSDAGMAFSAQHADFNFCFGKGVNTPTAFAPTAARMKEAAEVTGRDVGSYVLFMVIADETDEAARAKWEHYKAGADEEALSWLTEQSQKDTRSGSDTNVRQMADPTSAVNINMGTLVGSYASVARMLDDVASVPGAEGVLLTFDDFLMGVETFGERIQPLMQCRAHIPALTQEVA, via the coding sequence ATGAAAATTGGCGTATTCGCCCCTATCGGCAACAACGGCTGGCTAATCTCCTCCCACGCGCCGCAGTACATGCCGACCTTCGAGCTGAATAAAGCCATTGTGCAAAAGGCGGAGCATTACCATTTCGACTTTGCGCTCTCGATGATCAAACTGCGCGGCTTCGGCGGCAAAACCGAATTCTGGGATCACAATCTGGAGTCTTTCACTCTGATGGCGGGTCTGGCGGCGGTGACGTCGCGCATTCAGATCTACGCCACCGCCGCCACGCTTACCCTGCCTCCGGCGATTGTGGCGCGGATGGCATCGACCATTGACTCCATCTCCGGCGGGCGCTTCGGCGTGAATCTGGTGACCGGCTGGCAAAAACCAGAGTACGAGCAGATGGGCCTGTGGCCGGGCGATGAGTATTTCTCGCGTCGGTATGACTATCTCACCGAATACGTGCAGGTCCTGCGCGATCTGTGGGGCACCGGCAAGAGCGATTTCAAAGGCGACTACTTCACCATGAATGACTGTCGCGTCAGCCCGCAGCCCTCCACACCGATGAAGGTAATCTGCGCCGGACAGAGCGACGCGGGGATGGCATTTTCCGCGCAACATGCAGATTTCAACTTCTGCTTCGGGAAAGGCGTCAACACCCCCACCGCCTTCGCCCCCACCGCCGCACGCATGAAAGAAGCGGCGGAAGTGACCGGGCGCGATGTCGGATCTTACGTGCTGTTTATGGTCATCGCCGACGAAACCGACGAGGCCGCACGCGCCAAATGGGAGCACTACAAGGCGGGAGCCGACGAGGAAGCCCTGAGCTGGTTAACGGAGCAGAGCCAAAAAGATACCCGCTCCGGGTCAGACACCAACGTGCGCCAGATGGCGGACCCGACCTCGGCGGTCAACATCAATATGGGCACACTCGTCGGGTCTTACGCCAGCGTCGCGCGGATGCTCGATGACGTCGCCAGCGTGCCGGGTGCCGAAGGCGTGCTGTTAACCTTTGATGATTTCCTTATGGGCGTTGAGACCTTTGGCGAGCGCATCCAGCCGCTGATGCAGTGCCGCGCACATATCCCGGCGCTGACGCAGGAGGTGGCGTAA
- a CDS encoding Transcriptional regulator RutR of pyrimidine catabolism (TetR family), with the protein MTQGAVQTPGKRSRAVSAKKQAILKAALETFSQFGIHGTRLEQVAELSGVSKTNLLYYYPSKEALYIAVLQQILDIWLAPLKAFREELAPLVAIKEYIRLKLEVSRDYPQASKLFCMEMLQGAPLLQAELTGDLKQLIDDKSAIIAGWVASGKLAPVDPQHLIFMIWASTQHYADFASQVEAVTGKTLQDEAFFQSAVDNVQRLIIEGIRLR; encoded by the coding sequence ATGACACAAGGCGCAGTGCAGACACCAGGTAAACGTTCGCGGGCGGTGAGCGCCAAGAAGCAGGCCATTCTGAAAGCCGCGCTGGAGACTTTCTCGCAGTTTGGCATCCACGGCACGCGCCTGGAGCAAGTCGCGGAATTGTCGGGCGTGTCGAAAACCAATCTGCTGTATTACTACCCGTCGAAAGAGGCACTGTATATCGCCGTTCTGCAACAGATTCTTGATATCTGGCTGGCACCGCTGAAAGCGTTTCGCGAAGAGCTCGCGCCGCTGGTGGCGATCAAAGAGTACATACGCCTCAAGCTGGAAGTGTCCCGCGACTATCCGCAAGCCTCAAAACTGTTCTGCATGGAGATGCTACAGGGCGCGCCGCTGTTGCAGGCTGAATTGACGGGAGATTTGAAACAGTTGATCGACGATAAGTCGGCGATTATTGCGGGCTGGGTCGCAAGCGGAAAACTGGCCCCGGTCGACCCGCAGCATCTGATCTTTATGATTTGGGCCTCGACCCAGCACTATGCTGACTTTGCGAGCCAGGTCGAAGCCGTGACCGGAAAAACGCTCCAGGACGAGGCATTTTTCCAGAGTGCTGTTGATAACGTGCAGCGCCTGATTATTGAAGGGATCCGCCTGCGTTAA
- a CDS encoding secreted protein, whose protein sequence is MKRVLIAGAALLLSTSALADECASASTQTDLNTCTAQQYQTADKKLNQTYQAAMKRAAAPQRELLKKAQQAWIALRDADCAFAGSGSEGGSVQPMIINQCMTEKTAEREAYLASLMQCEEGDLSCPLPPGN, encoded by the coding sequence ATGAAACGAGTATTGATTGCCGGAGCAGCACTACTGCTCAGCACCAGCGCGCTGGCGGATGAATGCGCCAGTGCCAGCACACAGACCGACCTGAACACCTGTACCGCGCAGCAGTATCAGACCGCCGATAAAAAACTGAATCAGACATACCAGGCTGCGATGAAACGGGCCGCCGCGCCGCAGCGTGAATTGCTGAAAAAGGCACAGCAGGCGTGGATTGCCCTGCGTGACGCCGACTGCGCGTTTGCCGGTTCCGGCAGCGAAGGCGGGAGCGTTCAGCCGATGATTATCAACCAGTGCATGACCGAGAAAACCGCCGAGCGCGAGGCGTATCTGGCGTCATTAATGCAGTGCGAGGAAGGCGATTTAAGCTGCCCTCTGCCGCCCGGCAATTAA
- a CDS encoding Transcriptional repressor of PutA and PutP, Proline dehydrogenase, translated as MGMTTMGVKLDDATRERIKSAATRIDRTPHWLIKQAIFNYLERLETEDDLPELPALLAGAANESEDAVAAAEENHQPFLDFAEQILPQSVSRAAITAAYRRAETDAVPMLLEQARLPEPIASQAHSLAYQLADKLRNQKSASGRAGMVQGLLQEFSLSSLEGVALMCLAEALLRIPDKATRDALIRDKISNGNWHSHIGRSPSLFVNAATWGLLFTGKLVSTHNEANLSRSLNRIIGKSGEPLIRKGVDMAMRLMGEQFVTGETISEALANARKLEDKGFRYSYDMLGEAALTAADAQAYMVSYQQAIHAIGKASNGRGIYEGPGISIKLSALHPRYSRAQYDRVMDELYPRLKSLTLLARQYDIGINIDAEEADRLEISLDLLEKLCFEPELAGWNGIGFVIQAYQKRCPFVIDYLIDLASRSRRRLMIRLVKGAYWDSEIKRAQMDGLEGYPVYTRKVYTDVSYLACAKKLLGVPNLIYPQFATHNAHTLAAIYSLAGQNYYPGQYEFQCLHGMGEPLYEQVTGKVADGKLNRPCRIYAPVGTHETLLAYLVRRLLENGANTSFVNRIADTTLPLDELVADPVQAVEKMAAQEGQLGLPHPKIALPRELYGSDRTNSAGLDLANEHRLASLSSALLNSALQKWQAKPILEQPVDAGDMQPVINPAEPKDIVGFAREATAKEVEMALENAVNNAPIWFATPPQERAAILERAAILMEGQMQQLIGILVREAGKTFSNAIAEVREAVDFLHYYAGQVRNDFDNETHRPLGPVVCISPWNFPLAIFTGQIAAALAAGNTVLAKPAEQTPLIAAQGINILLEAGVPAGVVQLLPGRGETVGAQLTSDTRVRGVMFTGSTEVATLLQRNIATRLDPQGRPTPLIAETGGMNAMIVDSSALTEQVVVDVLASAFDSAGQRCSALRVLCLQDDIADHTLKMLRGAMAECRMGNPGRLTTDIGPVIDAEAKANIEQHIQAMRAKGRPVFQAVRENSEDAREWNTGTFIAPTLIELSSFDELKKEVFGPVLHVVRYSRNNLEALVDQINASGYGLTLGVHTRIDETIAQVTGSAKVGNLYVNRNMVGAVVGVQPFGGEGLSGTGPKAGGPLYLYRLLANRPENALGVTLARQDAERPVDAQLKTLITQPLEALVKWAENRPELRALCQQYGEQAQAGTQRLLPGPTGERNTWTLMPRERVLCIADNEQDTLVQLAAAAATGCEVLWPEDGLHRDLAKQLPKEVSARITFAKPDVITTQAFDAVIYHGDSDQLRELCELVAARDGAIVSVQGFARGETNLLLERLYVEHSLSVNTAAAGGNASLMTIG; from the coding sequence ATGGGCATGACCACCATGGGGGTTAAGCTGGATGACGCGACCCGCGAACGGATTAAGAGCGCTGCAACCCGCATTGACCGCACGCCGCACTGGTTAATTAAGCAGGCTATTTTTAATTATCTGGAACGTCTGGAAACCGAAGACGATTTACCAGAACTGCCTGCTCTGCTGGCCGGTGCCGCGAATGAAAGCGAAGACGCCGTCGCCGCCGCCGAAGAGAACCACCAGCCGTTCCTCGATTTTGCCGAGCAAATCCTGCCGCAATCCGTCAGCCGCGCGGCGATCACCGCCGCGTACCGTCGTGCCGAAACCGACGCCGTGCCGATGCTGCTGGAGCAGGCCCGTCTGCCAGAGCCGATTGCTTCTCAGGCACACAGCCTGGCGTATCAGCTCGCCGACAAACTGCGTAATCAGAAATCCGCGAGCGGCCGCGCCGGAATGGTGCAAGGGCTTCTGCAGGAGTTCTCCCTCTCCTCGCTGGAAGGTGTGGCCCTGATGTGCCTCGCAGAAGCGCTGCTGCGTATTCCAGACAAAGCCACGCGCGATGCCTTAATTCGCGACAAAATCAGCAACGGCAACTGGCACTCGCACATTGGCCGTAGCCCGTCGCTGTTCGTCAATGCCGCCACCTGGGGCCTGCTGTTTACCGGCAAACTGGTCTCTACCCACAACGAAGCCAACCTCTCCCGCTCTTTGAACCGCATTATCGGTAAGAGCGGCGAACCGCTGATCCGCAAAGGCGTGGACATGGCGATGCGCCTGATGGGCGAACAGTTCGTCACCGGCGAAACCATCTCCGAAGCGCTGGCCAACGCCCGCAAGCTCGAAGACAAAGGCTTCCGCTACTCCTACGACATGCTCGGTGAAGCGGCCCTGACCGCCGCCGACGCACAGGCGTACATGGTCTCTTACCAGCAGGCGATCCACGCGATTGGCAAAGCCTCAAACGGTCGCGGCATCTACGAAGGTCCGGGGATTTCCATCAAGCTCTCCGCCCTGCACCCGCGCTACAGCCGCGCCCAGTACGACCGCGTAATGGACGAACTCTATCCGCGCCTGAAATCCCTCACCCTGCTGGCGCGCCAGTACGACATCGGGATTAACATCGACGCCGAAGAGGCCGACCGACTGGAGATCTCCCTCGATCTGCTGGAAAAACTGTGCTTCGAGCCGGAACTGGCGGGCTGGAACGGCATCGGCTTCGTTATTCAGGCCTACCAGAAGCGCTGCCCGTTTGTGATTGATTATCTGATTGACCTCGCCTCGCGCAGCCGTCGCCGCCTGATGATCCGTCTGGTAAAAGGTGCTTACTGGGACAGCGAAATCAAACGCGCGCAGATGGACGGTCTGGAGGGGTATCCGGTCTACACCCGCAAGGTCTACACCGACGTCTCTTACCTCGCCTGCGCGAAAAAACTGCTCGGCGTGCCGAACCTGATTTACCCGCAGTTCGCCACCCACAACGCCCACACGCTGGCGGCGATCTACAGCCTGGCCGGACAGAACTACTATCCGGGCCAGTACGAATTCCAGTGCCTGCACGGCATGGGTGAACCGCTGTACGAGCAGGTCACCGGTAAAGTGGCGGATGGCAAACTGAACCGACCGTGCCGTATCTATGCCCCGGTCGGCACCCACGAAACGCTGCTGGCCTATCTGGTGCGTCGTCTGCTGGAAAACGGCGCCAATACCTCCTTCGTCAACCGTATTGCTGACACCACCCTGCCGCTCGATGAGCTGGTCGCTGATCCGGTGCAGGCCGTGGAAAAAATGGCGGCGCAGGAAGGCCAGCTCGGTCTGCCGCATCCGAAAATCGCCCTGCCGCGCGAACTGTACGGCAGCGACCGTACCAACTCTGCGGGTCTGGATCTGGCGAACGAACACCGTCTGGCGTCCCTCTCTTCTGCTCTGCTGAATAGCGCCCTGCAAAAATGGCAGGCGAAACCGATCCTTGAGCAGCCCGTTGATGCAGGCGACATGCAGCCGGTGATCAACCCGGCGGAGCCGAAAGATATCGTCGGTTTTGCCCGCGAAGCCACCGCTAAAGAAGTTGAAATGGCGCTGGAAAATGCGGTGAACAACGCGCCAATCTGGTTTGCGACGCCGCCGCAGGAACGTGCTGCAATCCTTGAACGTGCCGCGATTCTGATGGAAGGCCAGATGCAGCAGCTGATTGGTATCCTGGTACGCGAAGCCGGGAAAACCTTCAGCAACGCCATCGCCGAAGTGCGCGAGGCGGTCGACTTCCTGCACTACTACGCCGGTCAGGTACGTAACGATTTTGATAACGAAACTCACCGCCCGCTCGGCCCGGTGGTGTGCATCAGCCCGTGGAACTTCCCGCTGGCAATCTTCACCGGCCAGATTGCAGCCGCTCTTGCCGCGGGTAACACTGTGCTGGCGAAACCGGCTGAACAGACGCCGCTGATTGCCGCTCAGGGCATTAACATTCTGCTCGAAGCCGGCGTACCGGCTGGCGTGGTGCAGCTTCTGCCGGGCCGCGGTGAAACCGTCGGCGCTCAGCTAACGTCCGACACCCGCGTGCGCGGCGTGATGTTTACCGGCTCCACCGAAGTAGCGACGCTGCTGCAACGCAACATTGCGACGCGTCTCGATCCGCAGGGTCGTCCGACGCCGCTGATCGCCGAAACCGGTGGCATGAACGCGATGATCGTTGACTCCTCCGCGCTCACCGAACAGGTGGTGGTGGATGTGCTGGCCTCGGCCTTTGACAGCGCCGGACAGCGCTGCTCTGCTCTGCGCGTCCTGTGTCTGCAGGATGATATCGCCGACCACACCCTGAAAATGCTGCGCGGTGCGATGGCCGAATGTCGGATGGGTAACCCAGGCCGTCTGACCACGGACATCGGCCCGGTGATTGATGCCGAAGCGAAAGCCAACATCGAACAACATATTCAGGCGATGCGAGCCAAAGGCCGTCCGGTCTTCCAGGCGGTTCGCGAGAACAGCGAAGACGCCCGCGAATGGAACACCGGCACCTTTATCGCGCCGACGCTGATTGAGCTGTCCAGCTTCGACGAACTGAAAAAAGAGGTCTTCGGCCCGGTGCTGCACGTCGTGCGCTACAGCCGTAACAATCTGGAGGCGCTGGTCGATCAGATTAACGCGTCCGGCTACGGCCTGACGCTGGGCGTGCATACCCGCATCGACGAAACCATCGCTCAGGTGACGGGCAGCGCGAAAGTCGGCAACCTGTACGTGAACCGCAACATGGTTGGCGCAGTCGTCGGCGTGCAGCCGTTCGGCGGCGAAGGCTTGTCCGGCACCGGTCCGAAAGCGGGTGGTCCGCTCTATCTGTACCGTCTGCTGGCGAACCGCCCTGAGAATGCTCTCGGCGTGACCCTGGCGCGTCAGGATGCAGAACGTCCGGTGGATGCACAGCTCAAAACGCTGATCACCCAACCGCTGGAAGCCCTCGTCAAATGGGCAGAAAATCGCCCGGAACTGCGCGCCCTGTGCCAGCAGTATGGCGAACAGGCGCAGGCGGGTACGCAGCGTCTGCTGCCAGGCCCTACAGGGGAGCGCAACACCTGGACGCTGATGCCGCGCGAGCGCGTGCTGTGTATCGCCGATAACGAACAGGATACGCTGGTTCAGCTGGCTGCCGCTGCGGCAACAGGCTGTGAAGTGCTGTGGCCGGAAGATGGTTTGCATCGTGACCTGGCTAAACAGCTGCCGAAAGAGGTCTCCGCGCGTATCACGTTTGCCAAACCGGACGTGATTACTACGCAGGCTTTCGACGCGGTGATCTACCACGGCGATTCCGATCAGCTGCGCGAACTGTGCGAACTGGTCGCGGCGCGCGACGGCGCGATTGTCTCAGTGCAGGGCTTTGCCCGTGGCGAAACCAATCTGCTGCTGGAGCGTCTGTACGTGGAGCATTCGCTCAGCGTCAACACCGCTGCCGCAGGCGGTAACGCCAGCCTGATGACAATCGGTTAA
- a CDS encoding Proline-sodium symporter PutP: MAISTPMLVTFLVYIFGMILIGFLAWRSTNSFDDYILGGRSLGPMVTALSAGASDMSGWLLMGLPGAIFISGISESWIAIGLTVGAWVNWKLVAGRLRVHTEVNNNALTLPDYFTGRFEDKSRVLRIISALVILVFFTIYCASGIVAGARLFESTFGMSYETALWAGAAATIIYTFVGGFLAVSWTDTVQASLMIFALILTPVIVIFTVGGFGDSLEVIKQKSIENVDMLKGLNFVAIVSLMGWGLGYFGQPHILARFMAADSHHTIVHARRISMTWMILCLAGAVAVGFFGIAYFNNNPAQAGAVNQNAERVFIELAQILFNPWIAGILLSAILAAVMSTLSCQLLVCSSAITEDLYKAFLRKGASQKELVWVGRFMVLVVALVSIALAANPENRVLGLVSYAWAGFGAAFGPVVLFSVLWSRMTRNGALAGMIIGAVTVIVWKQFAWLGLYEIIPGFIFGSIGIVVFSLLGKAPSASMQERFAEADAHYHTAPPSKLQPE, from the coding sequence ATGGCAATTAGCACACCGATGCTGGTGACATTTCTCGTTTATATTTTTGGCATGATCCTGATAGGGTTTTTGGCATGGCGATCAACCAACAGTTTTGACGACTATATTCTGGGCGGGCGCAGTTTAGGGCCGATGGTCACCGCGCTCTCTGCCGGTGCTTCCGACATGAGCGGCTGGCTGCTGATGGGCCTGCCGGGCGCGATTTTCATCTCTGGTATTTCAGAAAGCTGGATTGCGATTGGCCTGACGGTCGGCGCGTGGGTGAACTGGAAGCTGGTGGCGGGGCGTTTGCGCGTTCACACCGAAGTGAACAACAACGCCCTGACGCTGCCGGACTACTTCACCGGTCGCTTTGAGGATAAGAGCCGTGTTCTGCGCATCATTTCCGCGCTGGTGATCCTGGTGTTCTTCACCATCTATTGTGCCTCTGGCATCGTGGCCGGTGCGCGTCTGTTCGAAAGCACCTTCGGCATGAGCTACGAAACGGCGCTGTGGGCCGGTGCGGCCGCCACCATCATCTACACCTTCGTCGGTGGTTTCCTGGCAGTCAGCTGGACCGATACCGTGCAGGCGAGTTTGATGATCTTCGCCCTGATCCTGACGCCGGTGATTGTGATTTTCACCGTCGGCGGATTTGGCGATTCGCTGGAAGTGATCAAACAAAAGAGCATCGAAAACGTCGATATGCTGAAAGGCCTGAACTTCGTGGCGATTGTCTCGCTGATGGGCTGGGGTCTGGGCTATTTCGGTCAGCCGCACATTCTGGCGCGCTTCATGGCGGCGGATTCCCACCACACTATCGTTCACGCGCGTCGTATCAGTATGACGTGGATGATTCTGTGTCTGGCGGGCGCGGTGGCGGTCGGCTTCTTCGGCATTGCCTACTTCAACAATAACCCGGCGCAGGCGGGCGCGGTGAACCAGAACGCCGAGCGTGTGTTCATCGAGCTGGCGCAGATCCTGTTTAACCCGTGGATTGCCGGGATTTTACTGTCGGCGATTCTGGCGGCGGTGATGTCGACCCTGAGCTGTCAGCTGCTGGTCTGCTCAAGTGCGATTACCGAAGACCTGTACAAGGCCTTCCTGCGTAAGGGCGCGAGCCAGAAAGAGCTGGTGTGGGTCGGTCGCTTTATGGTGCTGGTGGTGGCGCTGGTTTCCATTGCGCTGGCGGCAAACCCGGAAAACCGCGTGCTGGGCCTGGTGAGCTACGCGTGGGCGGGCTTTGGTGCGGCGTTTGGTCCGGTGGTTCTGTTCTCCGTACTCTGGTCACGCATGACCCGTAATGGTGCGCTGGCGGGGATGATCATTGGTGCGGTGACGGTTATCGTTTGGAAACAGTTCGCGTGGCTGGGTCTGTACGAAATCATCCCTGGCTTTATCTTCGGCAGCATCGGGATTGTGGTGTTTAGCCTGTTGGGCAAAGCGCCGTCGGCGTCGATGCAGGAACGTTTTGCTGAAGCGGATGCGCATTACCACACGGCACCGCCGTCGAAATTACAGCCGGAATAA
- a CDS encoding Ribosomal protein S3: MTIKTGLMAAALFLLAGCNAPSHTAADATCKADNQMQQTTLYFGLNRPAGAAITGQEWQQFVDQDVTPRFRDGLTVFDARGQWLGNDGKVAREPSKALMLIHGKDAQSESNIEALRGIYKSRFAQESVMRVDLPVCVQF; this comes from the coding sequence ATGACCATCAAAACCGGGCTCATGGCTGCCGCGCTTTTCCTGCTGGCAGGCTGCAACGCCCCATCACATACCGCGGCCGACGCCACCTGTAAAGCAGATAACCAGATGCAGCAAACCACCCTCTACTTCGGCCTGAATCGTCCGGCAGGGGCGGCGATCACCGGCCAGGAGTGGCAGCAGTTTGTCGATCAGGACGTGACGCCGCGTTTTCGCGATGGCTTAACGGTGTTTGATGCGCGCGGTCAATGGCTGGGCAACGACGGGAAAGTGGCGCGTGAGCCAAGCAAAGCGTTGATGCTGATCCACGGGAAAGACGCCCAGAGTGAGAGCAATATCGAAGCGTTACGTGGGATTTATAAATCGCGGTTTGCACAGGAATCGGTGATGCGGGTTGATCTGCCGGTGTGCGTGCAGTTCTGA
- a CDS encoding Na+ dependent nucleoside transporter NupC, which produces MYNFVHFLLALVIILALAWLVSFDRRKIRIRYILQLIVIEIALAFFFLHAESGLFAIKYVSGFFESLLKFAAEGTNFVFGGMGEKGLAFIFLGVLCPIIFISALIGILQHWRILPIFIRVIGTLLSKVNGMGKLESFNAVSSLILGQSENFIAYKGVLGDLSSRRLFTMAATAMSTVSLSIVGAYMSMLDAKYVVAALILNMFSTFIILSVINPTRPEAEPEIKLEKLHESQSFFEMLGEYILAGFKVAMIILAMLIGFIALISAVNALFSSVFGMSFQQILGYVFYPLAWLVGIPLSDALNAGSIMATKLVANEFVAMIELQKIAGQMTPRGLGILSIFLVSFANFASIGIIAGAIKGLNEKQGNVVSRFGLRLVYGATLVSLLSASFAGLVL; this is translated from the coding sequence ATGTATAACTTTGTTCATTTCCTGCTGGCGCTGGTGATTATTCTTGCGCTCGCCTGGCTGGTGAGTTTCGACCGCCGAAAAATCCGTATTCGCTATATTTTGCAGCTTATTGTGATTGAAATTGCGCTGGCATTCTTTTTCCTGCATGCCGAGAGCGGTCTTTTCGCGATTAAATATGTCTCGGGCTTCTTCGAATCATTGCTGAAATTTGCCGCTGAAGGCACCAATTTTGTCTTTGGCGGGATGGGCGAAAAAGGGCTGGCATTCATATTCCTTGGCGTACTCTGCCCGATTATTTTCATCTCTGCCCTGATTGGTATTCTCCAGCACTGGCGAATTTTGCCGATTTTTATTCGCGTCATCGGCACGCTGCTGTCCAAAGTGAATGGTATGGGGAAGCTGGAATCCTTTAACGCCGTCAGTTCGCTGATTCTGGGCCAGTCGGAAAACTTTATTGCTTACAAAGGCGTGCTGGGCGATCTCTCCTCTCGACGCCTGTTCACTATGGCGGCCACAGCAATGTCGACCGTTTCGCTGTCCATTGTCGGCGCGTATATGAGCATGCTGGATGCGAAATATGTGGTTGCGGCGCTGATCCTCAATATGTTCAGCACCTTTATTATTTTGTCGGTCATCAACCCGACACGCCCGGAAGCCGAACCTGAAATCAAACTGGAAAAGCTGCACGAATCGCAGAGTTTCTTTGAAATGCTGGGCGAGTATATCCTGGCAGGTTTTAAAGTCGCGATGATTATTCTGGCGATGCTGATTGGCTTTATTGCTCTTATTAGTGCGGTCAACGCCCTGTTCTCCAGCGTATTTGGCATGAGCTTCCAGCAGATCCTCGGCTATGTGTTTTATCCCCTGGCGTGGCTGGTGGGTATTCCGCTGAGTGATGCGCTGAATGCGGGCAGCATTATGGCGACCAAACTGGTGGCGAATGAATTTGTGGCGATGATCGAGCTGCAAAAAATTGCCGGTCAGATGACACCACGCGGGCTGGGTATTCTCTCCATCTTCCTGGTGTCGTTCGCTAACTTTGCCTCTATCGGGATTATTGCCGGTGCGATCAAAGGGCTAAACGAAAAGCAAGGCAACGTGGTGTCTCGCTTTGGTCTGCGCCTGGTGTACGGCGCGACGCTGGTGAGCCTGCTGTCGGCGAGCTTTGCGGGACTGGTGCTCTGA